One part of the Papilio machaon chromosome 5, ilPapMach1.1, whole genome shotgun sequence genome encodes these proteins:
- the LOC106715660 gene encoding centrosomal protein of 290 kDa isoform X1 encodes MSDNIKVVVKVRPLISREIEEKLFHQWRVKDNSIYLIDQGGRDCGNLFTFDKVYDENTNTTDVYNDIAKPIVEAATAGFNGTIFAYGQTSSGKTYTMTGTDSSPGLIPLSVINLFDIIKNISDRHFLIRVSYVEIYNETIIDLLNTEKKNIKIQDTFQGVKVDATVRVTTTPEEVFQFMKEGQANRQTGATNMNEESSRSHSIFQITIESREHTEGEEVGCLNISQLNLVDLAGSERSGQTGATGIRFKEGTHINKSLSSLALVIKQLSEGLSKHVNYRDSKLTRILQNSLGGNAKTSIICAVTPAVVEETISTLQFACRAKAIKNTPQVNVVATNNKVMENLTKELSTLKTQLESKKNVEEDNQKLQKQIAVLQRFLSGLVQRGSRAELTRPALPSRRATISAPPQHDDHTLMPPPSIKFCTPSLKYNPIVLGRSMETLSKQSTGGLASVPEEPRFATPSPSPINTATDEVIEIDSDDDAPADVQTCSPYHKCFKSTKTPPCILRKNAQEAERNLRDIVELTEREKIYKPDVVELLEKLENNSTVIAKLEEEIAALTCINKDNELNVEILNEKIRKNEAEVRSLTTDKLQLEERCKEFVTKLTDWEVTYETLKKKSKTREDELLSRLEEYSNITKPVNNCKSPEITVLKDKTLSIVESDSSVSTEKSTCDSTSENTQYIITDLKEQLSVRDKNISELEANLLEQSQKVFILENKTEELDGLLNSLKEKLANSEKEISLHKTTIDTLNNIVENQKCNLETATKDLKSYNDTIQELRNKLSGKQVVRYALDDTEIAQLIAIEETSIANNENIANIIKSLQTALETKRNEIELLRSNVQKNEESDDYTTCSEKLESEAQQIKELEIKVKELTQQLQDIQTEKEELLLGKTNLLLSLEDLNNEFAVCANNKIELENKIKIYETDIKNIKEKNEELLNNFNEKSNAVTELTAKNTELINQLKDYTDKITHLQNDIQLKDAEIGSMREYNNDNVNKIQALIFQLHDIQSIMKGKNEDCLTNNSPDIYEVLNEKLTDLRNNTSAIVSERDNIKEQYTILSTTITKTGDQFIAAIKSAIKDLETIQLGQKLLNESKTNENGIHEEPSLDNGDNEEFINVMEFSETKSLLEISGLITHMKRKIENIKLESKSSIDNFTHLLETRDSKIVELDQKINELNDEVDKKSIQVMSVVEECNTNKKYNYETVAGIVATILTMAQKLNIVHNAPCFNETDEPRTYLSNHVVPILDKVVDLFLINNTEKDKNVIHANKEFECLAEQNAILNKKILQIEESRNELSKDLQEERENNKSLIQNLRNTSNLLNDLKEELKIKVDEIDSMKNKMLDWKDKFTKIESMKKEQNEVYEENMRLKEKCRNYELIQKEFEINSDSFLLEMKEKCVKGSMQNDRERDSKSPLSLLTLSCNRIIQIIQDRDDASQTVTSVSSNSKLDEKSSESSFTCYQCNKLKTDLEYAQNKNHVLINLVEESKLEKENLMQEIKDASVEIKSLVDYTNDLQKRILSHKTNLSTLTATTYAENKSLSSQVKFLQHHHTRFHTVCQRDLPELKEQLHELMKLLREENLEGKLNASFKRFSLPSPLENNSILYSFKNESTLDGDLLMLDTNVTLVNSADNTLTGHDQTCFEAAEACLYNDTASQTPACYIHESHESCTKDNETIQSLKLENQKLNDLVEKLKITNVVKVDVETSPIKSNIICDDCKHHKEKCKQLIQEIEECKLIFTNLSTQKDDIEKKYNLEIQSTEGLMRKLNNFEKELANKNKSIEKLTTSLKDTKERLNSVQEENENLSTEIIESLSTVDSLKMELDSIKKNNFSKATVPPADNEENVKKIDKECPECLNKQEIIKILQSKNSNTHTRLNRSYSDSDSSSRYNKICTLQNEIVAGREDCNELKEEVTTIKNHLEIGNLSMGEAMDLDESISDVNVVELNKSYMPEISEEQAADIYSLDKTDCYNYYIELIGEERTNLSRDVKIIDIMKMLYSKLMTRHDNRIDNLLNKIRDYEALKHELQEKISNLGKALDESKRNTQKFESKFSVLINNTNKLSNAIESVKNNDINVIELFKTQILMVLDTEFSTKTLPVFEAIYNNNLTSLKTTVEECVRLQENSQKLDNELRISQNDLIQLKDQLTAKENEYKILLAEKEKINEVSNTLSQDLHKQEKDLVTAVTEGYIKLIRENILEENYFDVAVPAIKNVNILFDKLVNKSKEKPPLGDANQMEDLKQEITNYKHTIEQKNKELQIQTEQLETMKKQNENIEKELKENEGKIQTQKSLFDDINAIYNKKVEDYDIQVTLVQNLTEEVCVLKEFVSNKERIIQDLQSKLNDVETEYNNLKIINQTLINEKESMAAKLGKAEMEIENNKIDLIKMVSEINTLKESLIENVRNVDSLKNEAKSLMEQNVQLKQQFDQKCKDLARLEFNIKTHETTAKIQTNMISRLQKQKEDDLNIIAEKEKQLEELSVRLSSLQKECVGMKHCIESLRHEKDALTHLKLSLEDKICQLKKELEGGHKPRLSIESVVETARRRRQSIQDSNRTFGDKHHDQHKSETMLEERCKDDDMMMDVDECSSSRSTPQRHSKGRDSLQREESDEEREGRRSAGGVRAARQRRQSSHDLHRLALHNTPSPHETRNRSKNEHDLSNDSNTNSRVSELQDRLTSCQQELEELKERYRELDEECETCAEYLRERDDQCRKLKKEKASLENIIKELNEKLQRGHDTSRGGTKVSYEHAAVNTDEDWANLHSVVVDRMSFDAEVEKNKRLTKIIEDLRMNKQELKAVMAKMQRALEEKTGKDGRELERTRLELRSCKEELEELRRRNVELDEECETCAQYLKEKEEQCRSLKESIAALEGKLSEQQVSGRGAATSVRRRRQSLHDHNRDTSCCDATTQITEDFLSSQVERDLTKPVPDDIHNKQIKRLKMAVEKLSKEKNALEQQLVSAATAPVYVATGSAIVQDQQFTDVMKENQKLKKTNAALIALCKKREKKGTVKSNRENQNPTEEI; translated from the exons ATGAGTGACAATATAAAAGTAGTTGTCAAAGTTAGACCTCTAATTTCACGTGAAATAGAGGAAAAACTATTTCACCAATGGCGCGTAAAAGATAATTCTATTTACCTAATCGATCAAGGTGGAAGAGATTGTGgaaatttatttacctttg ACAAAGTATACGATgaaaatacaaacacaacCGATGTTTACAATGATATTGCTAAGCCTATTGTTGAAGCTGCAACAGCCGGTTTCAATGGGACAATTTTTGCTTATGGTCAAACTTCCTCAGGCAAGACCTATACCATGACCGGCACTGACAGTTCACCTGGCCTTATACCTTTGTCTGTGATAAAtctatttgatattattaaaaacataagtgatagacactttttaataag AGTATCTTATGTGGAAATCTATAATGAAACAATCATAGACTTACTGAATACagagaagaaaaatataaaaattcaagacACTTTTCAAGGTGTTAAGGTAGATGCAACAGTAAGGGTGACAACTACGCCAGAGGAAGTTTTCCAATTTATGAAAGAA GGCCAAGCTAACCGTCAGACTGGTGCAACAAACATGAATGAAGAAAGTAGTAGATCACATTCCATTTTCCAAATA ACTATAGAATCACGGGAGCATACGGAGGGTGAAGAGGTTGGCTGCCTGAACATCTCTCAGTTGAACTTAGTGGACTTAGCGGGTTCTGAGAGGTCAGGCCAGACAGGGGCCACCGGTATCCGATTCAAGGAAGGCACACATATCAACAAATCCCTCTCCTCTCTCGCTCTTGTTATAAAACAACTCTCCGAAGGACTCAGCAA ACATGTAAACTATCGGGACAGTAAGCTGACACGAATCCTACAAAACTCTTTGGGTGGCAACGCAAAGACTAGTATCATATGCGCTGTCACACCCGCCGTTGTTGAAGAAACCATTTCTACTCTACA ATTTGCGTGTCGAGCTAAAGCAATAAAGAATACTCCTCAAGTCAATGTGGTCGcaacaaacaataaagttatGGAAAATCTAACCAAAGAACTGTCCACTCTGAAAACACAACTAGAGAGTAAGAAAAATGTTGAA GAAGACAACCAAAAGCTGCAGAAGCAGATAGCGGTGCTGCAGAGGTTCCTGAGTGGTCTGGTGCAGCGCGGCTCCAGGGCGGAGCTGACGCGACCCGCCCTGCCCTCGCGCCGCGCCACCATCTCCGCACCCCCCCAGCACGATGACCACACCCTCATGCCACCCCCCTCTATCAAGTTCTGCACGCCCAGTCTCAAATACAA TCCAATAGTGTTGGGTCGTTCAATGGAAACACTATCGAAACAGAGCACTGGTGGACTGGCCAGTGTACCCGAGGAGCCGCGTTTCGCCACACCCTCACCCTCACCTATTAACACCGCCACTGATGAGGTCATTGAAATAG ACAGTGATGACGACGCCCCCGCGGACGTGCAGACATGTTCACCATATCACAAATGTTTTA AGTCAACGAAAACCCCGCCGTGTATACTCAGGAAGAATGCACAAGAAGCCGAGAGAAACCTTAGGGATATTGTGGAGCTCACGGAACGagagaaaatatataaacctGATGTG gTTGAATTATTGGAAAAACTAGAAAATAACTCGACTGTAATCGCTAAGTTAGAAGAAGAGATCGCTGCACTAAcctgtattaataaagataatgaattaaatgtggaaatattaaatgaaaaaataagaaaaaacgAAGCGGAGGTTAGAAGTTTAACTACAGATAAg CTCCAATTAGAAGAGCGATGTAAagaatttgttacaaaactcACAGATTGGGAAGTAACATATGAGACCTTAAAGAAAAAATCCAAGACTAGGGAAGATGAACTGCTTTCCCGCTTGGAGGAGTATTCTAATATAACGAAACCCGTCAATAATT GTAAATCACCCGAAATCACTGTACTTAAAGATAAAACCTTATCAATAGTTGAAAGTGACAGCAGTGTAAGTACTGAAAAATCCACATGCGATAGTACATCTGAAAATACTCAATACATTATCACAGATCTTAAAGAACAACTTTCAGTAagggataaaaatatttccgaGTTAGAAGCTAATCTATTAGAACAGAgccaaaaagtatttattttagaaaataaaacagaagaaCTAGATGGATTATTAAATTCACTAAAGGAAAAGTTAGCAAATTCCGAAAAAGAGATATCTCTTCATAAAACTACAATAGATACATTGAATAATATAGTTGAAAATCAAAAGTGTAACCTGGAAACAGCGACGAAGGATTTAAAGTCTTACAATGACACAATTCAAGAACTACGTAACAAATTATCTGGAAAACAAGTTGTGCGGTATGCTCTTGATGACACTGAAATAGCACAATTAATCGCCATTGAAGAAACAAGTATTgctaataatgaaaatatagctaatattattaaatctttacaaACTGCTCTAGAAACTAAAAGAAACGAAATAGAACTTCTAAGATCAAATGTTCAGAAAAATGAAGAAAGTGATGATTATACAACTTGTTCAGAAAAACTCGAATCTGAAGCACaacaaattaaagaattagaaataaaagtaaaagaattaACACAACAGCTACAAGATATTCAGACTGAAAAAGAAGAACTATTACTGGGGAAgacaaatttattactttcattGGAAGATCTGAACAATGAATTTGCAGTTtgtgcaaataataaaattgaattagaaaataaaataaagatttatgaaacagacataaaaaatataaaagaaaaaaatgaagaatTACTGAAtaactttaatgaaaaatcaaaCGCCGTAACAGAATTAACAGCAAAGAACACCGAACTGATAAATCAACTCAAAGACTACACTGACAAAATTACCCACTTGCAAAACGACATACAACTTAAAGATGCCGAGATTGGTTCTATGCGTGAATATAACaatgataatgtaaataaaattcaagcGCTAATTTTCCAATTACATGATATTCAGTCCATTATGAAAGGTAAAAATGAAGACTGCCTAACAAATAATTCACCTGATATTTATGAAGTGTTAAATGAGAAATTAACAGACCTACGTAACAATACATCTGCAATAGTTAGCGAAAGAGACAATATTAAAGAGCAATATACTATCTTGTCTACTACAATAACAAAGACGGGTGATCAATTTATTGCAGCAATCAAGTCGGCTATTAAAGACCTTGAAACTATACAATTAGGACAAAAACTATTGAACGAATCGAAAACCAATGAAAATGGAATTCATGAAGAACCTAGTTTAGATAATGGCGATAATGAAGAATTTATTAACGTAATGGAATTTTCGGAGACTAAATCTTTGCTAGAAATATCTGGATTGATCACTCATATGAAACGAaagattgaaaatattaaattagaatccAAATCCAGTATTGATAATTTCACACATTTATTAGAAACACGGGATTCAAAGATAGTTGAACTTGatcagaaaataaatgaattaaatgacGAAGTAGACAAAAAATCTATACAAGTTATGTCTGTCGTAGAAGAATGTAAtacaaataagaaatataattacgaAACAGTTGCTGGTATCGTTGCTACGATTTTAACAATGGCTCAAAAGTTAAACATAGTGCATAATGCACCATGTTTCAATGAAACTGACGAACCACGAACTTATTTAAGCAACCACGTTGTGCCTATACTAGACAAAGTAGTTGATCTTTTCTTGATAAATAATACcgaaaaagacaaaaatgtCATCCATGCTAATAAAGAATTCGAATGCTTGGCTGAACAAAAcgcaatattaaataaaaaaatattacaaattgaaGAAAGTAGAAATGAACTATCAAAAGATTTGCAAGAAGaaagagaaaataataaaagtttgatTCAAAATTTAAGGAATACCTCGAATTTACTTAACGATTTGAAAGAAGAATTAAAGATAAAGGTTGATGAAATTGATtctatgaaaaacaaaatgctTGATTGGAAAGATAAATTCACTAAAATTGAATCAATGAAAAAGGAACAAAATGAAGTCTACGAAGAAAATATGagattgaaagaaaaatgtcGTAATTACGAATTAATTCAAAaggaatttgaaattaattctgACTCTTTTCTTTTAGAGATGAAAGAAAAATGTGTCAAAGGATCTATGCAAAACGATAGAGAGAGAGATTCCAAATCTCCGCTAAGTTTGTTGACTCTTAGCTGCAAcagaataatacaaattatacaggACCGCGATGACGCCTCGCAGACAGTAACATCAGTCAGTTCTAATTCAAAACTTGACGAAAAGAGCTCAGAATCTTCCTTTACTTGCTATCAATGCAATAAACTAAAAACCGATTTGGAGTatgcacaaaataaaaaccatgTCCTGATAAATCTCGTAGAAGAATCAAAATTGGAGAAGGAAAACTTAATGCAGGAAATAAAAGATGCATCTGTAGAAATAAAGTCACTTGTTGATTATACAAATGATTTACAAAAACGAATACTTAGtcataaaacaaatctttccaCTTTAACTGCAACAACTTATGCTGAGAACAAGTCTTTAAGTTCTCAGGTGAAATTCTTACAGCATCATCATACACGATTCCATACTGTGTGCCAGAGAGACTTGCCAGAATTAAAAGAGCAATTACACGAACTTATGAAGTTACTTAGAGAAGAAAATTTAGAAGGGAAGTTGAATGCTAGCTTTAAAAGATTCTCTTTACCTAGTCCGTTAGAAAATAATTCGATTCTctacagttttaaaaatgaatctaCATTAGATGGTGATCTTTTAATGTTAGACACAAATGTGACTTTAGTAAATTCGGCCGATAATACTCTCACAGGTCATGACCAAACTTGTTTCGAAGCAGCTGAGGCTTGTTTGTACAACGATACAGCTTCCCAGACTCCCGCATGTTATATACATGAATCGCACGAATCTTGCACTAAAGACAATGAAACGAttcaatcattaaaattagaaaatcaaAAACTCAATGACCTGgttgaaaaattaaagataacaaaTGTAGTCAAAGTTGATGTTGAAACTAGTCCTATTAAAAGTAACATTATTTGTGATGATTGTAAACAccataaagaaaaatgtaaacaattaattCAAGAAATCGAAGAATGCAAActgatatttacaaatttgtcCACTCAGAAAGATGATattgagaaaaaatataatttagaaattcaaTCCACTGAAGGTTTAAtgagaaaattaaacaattttgaaaaagaactggctaacaaaaacaaaagtatagAAAAACTTACAACATCTTTAAAAGATACAAAAGAAAGACTCAATAGCGTTCAAGAAGAAAACGAAAATTTATCAACAGAAATTATAGAATCTCTTAGTACAGTTGATAGTCTTAAAATGGAACTTGATTcgattaaaaagaataatttcaGCAAAGCTACTGTTCCTCCTGCGGACAATGaagaaaatgtcaaaaaaatagataaggAATGCCCTGAGTGCCTTAACAAAcaggaaattataaaaattcttcaaAGCAAAAACTCAAACACGCACACACGATTGAACAGAAGTTACAGTGACTCTGATAGCTCGTCcagatacaataaaatatgtacactacaaaatgaaatagttGCGGGCCGAGAAGATTGTAACGAATTGAAAGAAGAAGTTACTACTATTAAAAACCATTTAGAGATCGGTAATTTATCAATGGGCGAAGCCATGGATTTGGATGAAAGTATTAGTGATGTAAACGtcgttgaattaaataaatcttatatgcCAGAAATATCTGAAGAGCAAGCTGCAGACATTTATAGCCTTGACAAGACGGACTGTTACAATTATTACATTGAACTAATCGGCGAAGAGAGAACGAATCTTAGTAGGGACGTGAAAATTATTGATATCATGAAAATGTTGTATTCTAAATTGATGACAAGACACGACAATCGAATCGATAATttgcttaataaaataagagattACGAAGCTTTAAAACATGAATTGCAAGAAAAGATAAGCAATTTAGGCAAAGCTTTAGACGAAAGTAAGAGAAATACGCAAAAGTTTGAAAGCAAGTTTTCAGTCCTAATAAACAATACTAATAAACTGAGCAACGCCATTGaatctgttaaaaataatgacattaacGTAATTGAATTATTCAAAACGCAAATTCTAATGGTTCTTGACACTGAATTCTCAACGAAAACTCTTCCTGTTTTCGAggctatttataataataatttaaccagtttaaaaacaactgTGGAGGAATGTGTAAGGCTACAAGAAAATTCGCAAAAGCTAGATAACGAACTTAGAATATCtcaaaatgatttaatacaATTGAAAGATCAACTTACCGCCAAAGAAAATGAATACAAGATACTTTTagctgaaaaagaaaaaatcaatgAAGTTAGTAATACTTTGAGTCAGGATTTACATAAACAGGAGAAAGATTTAGTAACAGCGGTAACTGAAGGTTATATAAAGCTTATTAGAGAGAATATACTAGAAGAAAACTACTTTGATGTAGCCGTTCCtgctattaaaaatgtaaatattttattcgacaaattagttaataaaagtaaagaaaaaccCCCATTGGGTGATGCAAATCAAATGGAAGATCTTAAACAGGAGATTACAAACTACAAACATACAATAGAACAGAAGAATAAGGAATTACAAATTCAAACAGAGCAGTTagaaacaatgaaaaaacaaaatgaaaacattgaGAAAGAACTTAAAGAAAACGAAGGTAAAATTCAAACACAAAAATCACTTTTTGATGATATAAATgcaatttataataagaaagTGGAAGACTATGATATTCAAGTTACTCTAGTTCAAAATCTAACAGAGGAAGTTTGTGTATTAAAAgaatttgtttcaaataaagaaagaataattCAAGACTTACAGAGCAAGCTTAATGACGTAGAAACAGAATATAACAACCTTAAGATTATAAatcaaactttaataaatgaaaaggaATCAATGGCGGCTAAGTTAGGAAAAGCTGAGAtggaaatagaaaataataaaatagatttaattaaaatggtaTCGGAAATTAATACTCTTAAAGAATCCCTCATAGAAAACGTCCGTAATGTGGATAGTCTTAAAAATGAGGCGAAATCTTTAATGGAACAAAATGTGCAATTGAAACAACAATTTGATCAAAAATGCAAAGATCTGGCACGACTCGAGTTTAATATCAAAACGCACGAAACAACGGCCAAGATACAAACTAATATGATATCAAG GCTACAGAAACAAAAAGAAGATGACTTGAATATAATAGCAGAGAAAGAGAAGCAACTAGAAGAACTAAGTGTGAGATTAAGTTCGCTACAGAAGGAGTGTGTCGGAATGAAACATTGTATTGAATCATTGAGACACGAGAAAGACGCATTAACACATTTGAAGCTAAGTCTTgag GATAAAATATGTCAACTGAAGAAGGAATTAGAAGGTGGACATAAACCCCGCTTGTCCATCGAGAGTGTGGTGGAGACTGCGCGCAGACGACGTCAAAGCATACAGGACTCTAACAGGACATTTGGCGATAAACATCACG ATCAACACAAGTCAGAGACGATGTTAGAAGAACGGTGTAAAGACGACGACATGATGATGGACGTGGATGAATGCAGCTCCAGCCGCAGCACACCACAACGACACAGCAAGGG ACGCGACAGCTTGCAAAGAGAAGAG AGTGATGAAGAACGAGAAGGTCGTAGGTCTGCGGGCGGCGTACGCGCAGCACGACAACGGCGACAGAGCTCACACGACCTACATCGCCTCGCACTACACAACACGCCCTCGCCTCACG AGACACGCAACAGATCGAAGAATGAACACGATCTATCAAATGATAGTAATACAAACAGCAG AGTATCAGAGCTACAAGATCGACTGACCTCGTGCCAGCAAGAGTTGGAGGAGCTGAAGGAGAGGTACAGGGAGCTGGACGAGGAGTGCGAGACGTGCGCTGAGTACCTGCGGGAGAGGGACGACCAGTGCCGGAAGCTGAAAAAAGAGAAAGCCAGTCTTGAG AACATTATAAAGGAGTTAAATGAGAAATTGCAGCGCGGACATGACACGAGCCGTGGCGGTACGAAAGTTAGTTACGAGCACGCGGCTGTCAACACAGACGAAG